In the Streptomyces fradiae ATCC 10745 = DSM 40063 genome, GACGGAGCTGGCGCGTGAGGGGAAGGTGGACCGCTCGGCGCCGAAGCAGGCGATCGACCGGTACAGGCTGCTGGACGTGTCGGCGGCCGACCCCGGCGCGGCCGGCGGCGACGCCTGACGCGAGCCCCCGGGAGTCCGGGTGGTGTGTTGACGGACGCTCCACGCCCTCCGCCCGGACTCCTGGCGGCGGGTCCGCGTCCACCGCCCCGACGCCTCGTGGTGGATGCGCGGGTCCCTCTCGGGCGCGTCGTCGTGGAGGGTGGCCGCCGGCCGCCTCACGGGGCGGCTGCGGTCGGCGGCGTCGCGCCGGGTCTTCGTCGTACGGGCTCATCGGCTCGGCTCCGGGCGGTGGTGGGTGTGGTCCGGCCGCCGCTGCGGCGGCCGGTCTCGACGAGGCGCCCGTGTCCGCGTGCCCCCGTGGCACGCGGACACGGGGCGTCAGTTCTCCCAGATCTTGAACGCGCGTACCTGGTAAGGCGAGCGCGGCACCCAGGTGCCGCTGCCGGGATAGGTCTCGAACTCCCCGGTCTCCGCGCAGGTCGCCGACTGGTAGGTGGTGACGGGCCGCCCCGCACGGTTGGCGAGAGCGGCGGCGGTCGTCCCGGCCGGGAGCGCCACACAGCTCTCGACGTCCGTCGCGGCCAGCTCGTGTGTCTGGCGCTTGCCCTTGAACGCCTCCTTTCCCCAGAGGCACAGTTGCCCGCTGTCACACGGGCCGAGCGTGGGTGGAGCGGGCGGTGCGGCGTCGGCGGGCGCGGCCCAGGTGGACAGTACGGCGATCGTGACCGCGCTCATCGTGAGCGCGGCGGCCGCGAAGAGGGAACGCGAGGACGTAGGCATAAGGAATCAACCCCCGGTCGGTGACACTGCGTATCGATGTCTGACCTCAGCTTGACTCTGAGTGACCGCAGAAGGGAAGGGTTGCCGGGCCGATCCACCCGGAAGAGTGATGGCGCCGAAGGGGCGACCGGCATGGCCGGGCACGCCGAAGGCCCCGGCGCCGGGCGGCGACGGGGCCTTCGACCCGGTGTTCCGCGTACGTCCCGGGGTGTCAGATGTGGACGCCGCCTCCGGCGCCGGCGTTGGCGCCACGCTTGGTGAGGGTCGCGACGAAGGCCGCGACGACCGCCACGGCACCGGCGACCGTGAAGGCGAGGCCCATGCCCGACATGAACGTGTCGTGGATGACCTTGCTGATGGCGCCCAGCATGTCCGGCGTCATCCCCGGCGCCTTGGCGAGCTCCGGCGGGACCATGCCGAACTCGGCGGCCTGCTCCAGCTCCGGGGCGGGCGGGACGGGGATGCCGGCGTCCTTCCAGTTGTCCGCGAAGTCGGCGTTGACCTTGGAGGACATCACCGCGCCGAGCACCGCCGTACCCAGCGCTCCACCGACCTGCATCGCGGCCTGCTGCAGACCGCCGGCGACGCCGGACAGTTCCAGCGGGGCGTTGCCCACGATCACCTCCGTGGCGCCCACCATGACGGGAGCGAGGCCGAGGCCGAGCAGGGCGAACCACAGGGACGTGGCGAGCGTGCCGGTCTCCGGCGCCAGCGTGAGCATGCCGAACATCGCACCGGCGGTGCAGACCATGCCGCCGACCAGCGGGATGCGCGGGCCGAACCGGGTGATCAGCGCGCCGGCGAGCGGCGAGGAGACGATCATCATGGCGGTGAGCGGCAGCAGGCGCAGACCGCTGTCGACGGGGCTGAGGCCCTTGACGCCCTGGAGGTAGAAGGTCACGAAGAAGAGGCCGCCCATGAAGGCGAAGGCCATGAGGACCATGAGGACGACGCCCGCCGAGAGCGGGACGGAGCGGAAGAGCGCGAGCGGGACGAGCGGCTCACGGACCCGCTGCTGCCGGAAGGCGAAGAGGGCGAAGAGGACGAGCGCGCCGACCAGGAAGCCCCAGGTTTTGCCGCTGTCCCAGCCCCAGCTCTCGCCGGCCTTGATGATGCCCCAGATCAGCGCGGCCATGGCGGCGGAGAGCAGGACGATGCCCACGACGTCGAAGGAGCGCGGCGCGTTCTCCGCCCGGTGGTCCTTGAGGATCACGAAGCCCAGGACGAGGGCGAGGACGCCCACCGGCACGTTGATGAAGAAGACCGACTGCCAGCTGACGTGCTCCACGAGCAGGCCGCCGACGATCGGGCCGCCCGCCGTCGAGGCACCGATGACCATGCCCCAGATGCCGATGGCCATGTTGAGCTTCTCGGCCGGGAAGGTGGCACGGAGCAGGCCGAGCGCGGCGGGCATGAGGAGGGCGCCGAAGAGGCCCTGGAGGACACGGAAGGCGATGACCAGGGCGATGGAGTCGGACAGGCCGATCGCGGCGGAGGAGACCGCGAACCCGGCGATGCCTATGAGGAAGGTCTGGCGGTGGCCGAACCGGTCACCGAGCTTGCCCGCGGTGATGAGCGCGACCGCCAGGGCGAGCAGGTACCCGTTGGTGATCCACTGCACGTCGGAAAGGGACGCGTTGAGATCCTGCTTGATCGCCGGGTTGGCGATGGCGACGATCGTGCCGTCGAGCGCGACCATCATCACGCCGACGGCGACACTGAACAGCGTGAGCCAGGGATGGCCCCGGAGCCCCTTGGCCGGTGCGGGCTCGGGATCGGGGCTCTGTGGCGCCTTGCGGATGGCGGTCTGACCAGTCATACCGGTGAGGCTAATGTCAGCCACTGACAATTGACAAAGCTTTTCAGACGCCGGTATCTGCCACGCGGCTCACATCCTTGACCGGGCCGGTGACGAGCGGGAAACGAGGACATGAAGTGACGGTTGGGCGGTCGGCCGGTGCGGAGAACCCCTCCGGGCTGCGCGAACGCAAGAAGCGGCGCACCCGTGCCGCTCTGCTGCGCACCGCGCTGGAGTCCTTCATCACCAAGGGGTACGAGGAGACGACCGTCGACGAGATCGCCGACGCCGTCGAGGTGTCGCAGCGGACCTTCTTCCGCTACTTCGCCAGCAAGGAGGACGCCGCCTTCGCGCTCCAGCAGATGATGGAGCGGCGGTTCGTGGAGGCGCTGCGCGCCCGGCCCGCCGAGGAAGGGCCCTTCGACGCCCTGCGCAACTCCGTCCTGGGCACCTGGGACGCGATCGGCGAGGCCATCACCGAGATCGTCCCCGCCGACGTCCATCTGAGGATGCTCCAGGTGATCGAGTCCACACCGACCCTGCTCGCGGCCCACCTGCGGCGCTCCCTCGACGTGGAGGAGTACGTCGCCCGGCTGATCGCCGCGCGCGAGGGCCTCGACGTGGACGCCGACCCCCGGCCGCGCGTCGCCGTCGCCTGCTTCGGCGGCGTCATGCGCGTCGCCGGTCAGCTCTGGGTCCGGGGCGACGACCCGAGCCTCCGCGCCCTGCGGAGCCTTACCGTCGCCCACCTGGACCACCTCGCCCCGGCGCTCGCGATGGATTGGCGTGGAACCGCCGCCTCGCCGACAGCCCGCGACCCGCAGGGCGGAGACGCGGCGTAGCCGGCGGCCGTTCCCCGGGCACCGCTCTGTGATCCCACCCGGCCGACCGGCCGGCCATGCTCCCCCTCCGCACCCGCCAAACCGTGATGTGCGTCACGCCTGCCGCCGGTCGGCGTCGACGTCTCCTAGGGTGTCTCGTAGTGACTCCCTCCATCGCCCCCTCCTCGCTCACCGTCTGGCGCACCCTGCTCGCCCTCTCGGTGATCTTCGTTCTCCTCGCCACATCCGGCTGGACGGGACCGCCCCGCGCGCGTGCCGCGTCGCCCGACGCGTGGGAGGCGGCGAGGGCGGCATGGCAGGCCGTTCGGGTCGACGGCCGCACACCACCCGATCCGCTGTCGCCGCCGGCGGCCGTGGCGGCGTTCTTCGCCGCGCTCCGCCCGGCGCAACGGGCTCGGCTCGCCCGGCAGCACCCGCTGGTGGTCGGCAACCTGAACGGCGCGCCCGTCGACCTGCGCTACCAGGCCAACCGGCGGACGCTCCGGCGGGCACTCGCCACCGAGCGCGCCCGCGTCGCCGATCCCCGGCTTTCCCCGGACGGGCGCCGGGAGGCGGCGCGCCGGGTGCACCGGTTCACCTCCCTGATCTCCACCGAGCGCCAGGTCCTCGCCTTCGACCCGGAGGGGCGGGGCCGGGTCGCGGAGGTGCTCGGCGACCTGGAGCGCGCCGAGCGGGTCTCGGTCGTCGTGCCGGGCGTCGACACCCACCTGCTCACCTACCAGAGGACGGCCCGCCGCTACACGGCGCCGTACGGCATGGCGGAGGCCCTGTACGCCGCCGAGCGGGAGGCGGAGCCGGAGGTGCGGACCGCCGTCATCGCGTGGGCCGACTACACCGCTCCGACCGGTGTCGGCGTGGACGCGGTGACCGGGCGGCTCGCCGCGGAGGGGTCGGTGCGGCTGGCCTCCCTGGTGGACGCGCTGCCCGGCACCTCCCGCGTCACGCTGTTCTGCCACAGCTACGGCTCCGTGGTCTGCGGACTCGCCGCACGCCGCCTCCCCCCTCGGGTCGCGGACATCGCCGTCGCCGGCAGTCCCGGCATGCGGGCGCAGACCGCGGCGGCGCTCGGCACGCGCGCGCGGGTGTGGGCGATGCGGGACGACGAGGACTGGATCGCCGACGTGCCGCACCTGGACGTCGGCGGGCTGGGGCACGGCGCCGACCCGGTCGAGCCCGAGTTCGGGGCGCGGCTGCTTTCGGCCGACGGCGTGGCGGGCCACGGCGGGTACTTCGTGCCGGGCACGGAGAGCCTGCGGAACTTCGCGGTGATAGGCGTGGGCTCGTACGGCGACGTGCGCTGCGCCGGTGCGGCGGACGCCTGCCGGAGCGGAATCCACGGCGCGACGCCGGTCTGACCCGCTGAGAAGTCGGGCAGCGCAGTCCGTTTCCGCTTGTCTTCCGGGGGGCGACGCGCGGACGCCCGCCGCATACGATGAGGCACATGGGTGATGTGCTGGCCGGAATTCATGCCACCTGGGAGTTCGAAACCGACGCCGTGCTCATCCGCTTCGAACGGGGGATCCGTGCGCCGAAGCTGTTCCAGGCGCTGCGCGAAAGACGCGTCCCGCACGAGGCGCTGGCATCGGTGACCCTCTCCCCGGGCAAGCGGGGCACGGTCGTGCTGCACGCCGTGCCGCGTCCCGGCGCCGACCCTCTGATGGCCGTGGCGGACGGCCAGTTGAAGGAGGGCTGCGACCCGTACCGGCTGGTGCTGCCGGCCGATCGGGAGACGCTCGCCGAGTACTACGCGGACGAGTTGCGCGCGTGTCTCGGACCGGGGCGCGATGAGCCCGCCGAGCGGTTCCTGGTGGCCGCGCCGAAGCCGCCGCTGCAATTCAAGGCGTACGACGGCAAGGCGTCCTTCGATGGCCAGAATGTGTCCTTCCGCTGGTTCTGGACGGGTGCCTCGTCCGCCAAGTGGAAGGCCGGCGACCAGTCGTTCGCGGTGAGTGCGCTGAGCGGCGTCGAGTGGCGCTCGCCCGACGTGCTCGACGGGTGTCTGCGGCTGGTACGGCGCGACGGCGGGCCGGGCCCCGTCCCGCCGGACCAGGACCCGGCGGCGGTCCTGTTCGGCCTGGGTTACGGCCCCGTCCACGAGTCGCTGCCGTTCGCCGCCTCGGTCCTGCAGGCGGTACGGGACGCCGATCGCGCGGCGCCCGTGCCGGTGCCCGTGGGGGCGGGGCGGCGCGACCCGGCCGACATCGCGGAGCGGATCAGGCACCTCGGCGACCTGCACCGGGCGGGCCTGGTGACGGATGAGGAGTTCACCGCGAAGAAGGCGGAACTGCTCGCCGAGCTGTGAGGGCGGGGAACGGACCTGCCGCACCGCCTCATACCGGGGTATGAGGCGGCGAACTGGCTCCCTGGTATGACGCCGGGGCGAGGGGGCGTGCCTAGGCTGGCAGGACCATGAGCAGCCTTCCCCCTCCCCCCGTCCCTCCGGGTGAACGGCCCGGCCCGCCTCGGGAGGAGCCGTTCCCGTTCCCGCCCCGCCCCTGGGGCTCCCCCGCACGGGAGACCGCCGCACACCGTGCGCGGCGCCTCGTGGGGGAGGCGGCGCGCGCGCTCAGCACCGCACTGTCGACACCCACGGAGCCGGGGGCGGCACTCCTCGGCCAGGCCGCTTCCCGATGGGTGCGGCTCGTGCCGCACGTGGTGGCGCTGGCACTGGTCGCGTCTCTGCTGCCGGTCACGGTCGTGGTGCTCGTCGGCGACTACGGGGTGAACGGCGGCATCGCCGGACTGCTGGCCACCGCCCAGACCGCCCCGCTGTTCATGGCGGTGTCACGGCCGCTCCAGGCATGGTGGGTGGTCTTCGCCGCCGATGTCCTGGGGGCCGTGGTGATGATGAGCGGGGCCGCCGCCGAGGGCCGGCCGTGGCCGTGGACGCCGATGGTCGTCGTCGGCTACCTGGGACTGATGCTCGGCGTGGGGCTGCGCGAGCAGCGGCGCACGCTGGTGAGTGTCTGGCTGGTGACCGGCGCGGCCGGTTTCGTTCTGGAGCTGTTCGGCGGCCAGGCCGGGGGCAACGCCGTCCACCTGCTGCTGTTCGTGCTGAGCGGGGTCGTCCTGCTGATAACCGGCATGCTCCGGGAGCGCGGTGACGCGCAGCGGCGGCTCGTGGAGCAGGAGACCATCAGCGAGGCCGAACGGTCACGGCGGACCCTGCTGGAGGAGCGGGCCCGCATCGCCCGCGAGTTGCACGACGTGGTCGCCCACCACATGTCGGTCATCACCGTGCAGGCCGACTCGGCGCCCTACCGGATCGACGGGCTGCCGGAGGCCGCGCGGGAGGAGTTCGCGTCCATGGCCGCGTCCGCACGGGAGTCCTTGACGGAGATGCGGCGGATGCTGTCGGTCCTGCGCAGTGAGAACGCGGAGGGCGAGCGGGCACCTCAGCCCGGCGTCGACCGGGTGCCGCAGCTCGTCGAGGCGACGATACGGGCGGGCCTGCCGGTGGAGCTGTCGCTCGCGGCCGACCTGGGCACGGTTCCACAGGCCGTGGACCTGTCGGCGTACCGGATCGTCCAGGAGGGACTGGCCAACGTGGTGCGCCACGCCCCGGGAGCCCGGACGCGGGTGTCCGTGTCCCGCTCGCCCAATCTGGAGTGGCTGATCGTCCTGGTCGTCAACGGGCCTCCGGCAAAGCCCACTGCGCCGCTGGAGACCTCCGGGACGGGACACGGTCTGGTCGGTATGCGCGAGCGCGTACGGTTGACCGGCGGGATGCTCGACACGGGGCCGCTGCCCGACGGCGGCTTCCGGGTGGCGGCGCGGCTGCCCCTGTTCGCTCGGCTTCCCTGACCGTCGAGAAGGGGGACCTCGTGACCATCCGCGTGATCATCGTGGACGACCAGGCCATGGTGCGGGCGGGTTTCGCCGCACTGCTGTCGGCGCAGTCCGACATCGACGTGGTGGGTGAGGCACCCGACGGGCGGGCGGGCGTCGAGGTCGGCCGGTCCGCACACCCCGACGTGGTCCTGATGGACGTGCGCATGCCCGAGATGGACGGGCTCGCGGCGGCGCGCGAGCTGCTGAACCCACCGCCCGGTGTGACGCACCGGCCGAAGGTCCTGATGCTGACGACGTTCGACGTGGACGACTACGTGTACGAGGCGCTGCGCGCCGGGGCGTCGGGTTTCCTCCTCAAGGACGCCCCGCCGGCGGACCTGATCGCCGCGGTGCGGGTGGTGGCGGGCGGTGAGGCGCTGCTCGCGCCGTCGGTCACACGCCGGCTCATCGAGGACTTCGCCGCCCAGCGGCCCGCGCCGCGCCGGGAGCGTTCGGTGCGGCTCAACGGGCTGACGCCGCGTGAGACGGAAGTGCTGGAGCTGGTCGCGCGGGGCCTGTCGAACCAGGAGATCGCCGCGCATCTGGTCCTCGCCGAGCAGACGGTGAAGACCCACATCGGTCGGGTTCTCGCCAAGCTGGGGCTGCGCGACCGGGCACAGGCCGTGGTCTTCGCCTACGAGTCCGGGCTCGTCACGCCCGGTGAGACCGTCTGACCTCCGGCCCCTGGTCCTGTCGAGGCGGCCCGCCGTCCGCCGCGCGACGTTCCGCGACCTCGCACGCCCCTTTCCACCGGCGCGACGCGTCGTCGTAGGACACCCCCTACCCAGGTATCACCCGGTAGTTGGCTCCGCAGGGTGACGATCGTCCGGGTGCCGTCCTCCTACCTTCCTCTCCGTCACACCGCGTCACATCGCACAGGACGGAAGAGGGGGGCGCATGCGCCGATACACGAGGACCGTGGTGGCCGCCGCACTGGCGGTCGGCATCGTCACCGGGACCACCGGCTGGGCGTCGGGGGGCGCCCGGCAGGCGGCGGCCGGTCCCCCGCCGGGAAGTTCGGCGTGGAGGGCCGACACATCGCTGGGGCGGCCACTGCCCGACCCGGTCGAAGCGGCACCGACCGAGGTGGCCGCGTTCTTCCGGAGCCTCGACGGGGTGCAGCGGCAGCGGCTGGCCCGCCGCCATCCCGGAGTGGTGGGGAACCTCGACGGGGCGCCGGTGTCGCTGCGGTACGAGGCGAACGCCCTGACCGTCTCCCGTGACGCCCGGTACGCACACCTGGCGGGGCGCCGTCTCCTCGCATTCGACCCCCGCGGCCGCGGTCTGGTCGCGGAGGTGTTCGGGGATCTGGAGCGCGGCCGCCATGTCGCCGTCGTGGTGCCGGGATCGGACATGGACGCCGGATCGTACGACCGGGCGCGTTCGCCGCACGGCACCACGGCCGGGATGGCGCGGCAGCTGCGGTCGGCGGCGGGGCGGGACACGGCGGTGATCGCCTGGGTCGGGTACACGACACCGGTCGGGGTGGGACTGGACGCGGCGACCGGCGGCCTCGCCGAGGCGGGCGCGGAGCGGCTGGCGCGCTTCACGGGTGGTCTCGCGGCGACGGGCACGGCCGCTCCCTCGGTGTTCTGCCACAGCTACGGATCGGTGGTGTGCGGGCTGGCCGCGGCCGAGATGAAGGCGAAGGACCTCGTGGTGTTCGGATCGCCCGGCATGCGCGCGGCGAACGCCGGAGAGCTGGGAACGGCCGCGCGGGTGTGGGCCGCGAAGGACCCGACCGACTGGATATCCAAGGTGCCGAACGTGGCCTTCCTCGGCCTCGGGCACGGCACGGACCCGGCGTCCGAGGCGTTCGGCGCCCGGCGGGTGCCGGCCGGGGACGCCCGCGGCCACGACGGCTACTTCGCATCCGGCACCAGTTCGCTGCGCGCCTTCGCCGCGATCGCCAGGGGGGAGACCGTATGAGGCTCGTCGAACGGATCGAGCGGCGCACGCCCGCACACCGCGACCGGGCCGTGGACGGACTGCGCGCGCTGGCCCTCCTGGCCGTGCCGGTCGGGCACTGGATGCTCGGTGGGTTCACGCTGGACGGCGAGGGCGCCCTCCACAACGCCAGTCCGTTGTCGTCGTTCGGGTTCCTGGCGCCGGCGAGCTGGGTCCTGCAGATGCTCGGGATCTTCTTCCTGGTCGGCGGCTACGCCTCGGTGCTGTCCTACCGGCGCGGGCGCGGCGGTACCGGGGAGTGGCTGCGCGGCAGGGTCGTGCGGCTCGGGCGGCCCGTGCTGGGGGTGACGGCGGTGTGGGCCGCGC is a window encoding:
- a CDS encoding peptidase inhibitor family I36 protein, translating into MPTSSRSLFAAAALTMSAVTIAVLSTWAAPADAAPPAPPTLGPCDSGQLCLWGKEAFKGKRQTHELAATDVESCVALPAGTTAAALANRAGRPVTTYQSATCAETGEFETYPGSGTWVPRSPYQVRAFKIWEN
- a CDS encoding MFS transporter, with product MTGQTAIRKAPQSPDPEPAPAKGLRGHPWLTLFSVAVGVMMVALDGTIVAIANPAIKQDLNASLSDVQWITNGYLLALAVALITAGKLGDRFGHRQTFLIGIAGFAVSSAAIGLSDSIALVIAFRVLQGLFGALLMPAALGLLRATFPAEKLNMAIGIWGMVIGASTAGGPIVGGLLVEHVSWQSVFFINVPVGVLALVLGFVILKDHRAENAPRSFDVVGIVLLSAAMAALIWGIIKAGESWGWDSGKTWGFLVGALVLFALFAFRQQRVREPLVPLALFRSVPLSAGVVLMVLMAFAFMGGLFFVTFYLQGVKGLSPVDSGLRLLPLTAMMIVSSPLAGALITRFGPRIPLVGGMVCTAGAMFGMLTLAPETGTLATSLWFALLGLGLAPVMVGATEVIVGNAPLELSGVAGGLQQAAMQVGGALGTAVLGAVMSSKVNADFADNWKDAGIPVPPAPELEQAAEFGMVPPELAKAPGMTPDMLGAISKVIHDTFMSGMGLAFTVAGAVAVVAAFVATLTKRGANAGAGGGVHI
- a CDS encoding TetR/AcrR family transcriptional regulator — encoded protein: MTVGRSAGAENPSGLRERKKRRTRAALLRTALESFITKGYEETTVDEIADAVEVSQRTFFRYFASKEDAAFALQQMMERRFVEALRARPAEEGPFDALRNSVLGTWDAIGEAITEIVPADVHLRMLQVIESTPTLLAAHLRRSLDVEEYVARLIAAREGLDVDADPRPRVAVACFGGVMRVAGQLWVRGDDPSLRALRSLTVAHLDHLAPALAMDWRGTAASPTARDPQGGDAA
- a CDS encoding alpha/beta hydrolase gives rise to the protein MTPSIAPSSLTVWRTLLALSVIFVLLATSGWTGPPRARAASPDAWEAARAAWQAVRVDGRTPPDPLSPPAAVAAFFAALRPAQRARLARQHPLVVGNLNGAPVDLRYQANRRTLRRALATERARVADPRLSPDGRREAARRVHRFTSLISTERQVLAFDPEGRGRVAEVLGDLERAERVSVVVPGVDTHLLTYQRTARRYTAPYGMAEALYAAEREAEPEVRTAVIAWADYTAPTGVGVDAVTGRLAAEGSVRLASLVDALPGTSRVTLFCHSYGSVVCGLAARRLPPRVADIAVAGSPGMRAQTAAALGTRARVWAMRDDEDWIADVPHLDVGGLGHGADPVEPEFGARLLSADGVAGHGGYFVPGTESLRNFAVIGVGSYGDVRCAGAADACRSGIHGATPV
- a CDS encoding DUF4429 domain-containing protein; its protein translation is MGDVLAGIHATWEFETDAVLIRFERGIRAPKLFQALRERRVPHEALASVTLSPGKRGTVVLHAVPRPGADPLMAVADGQLKEGCDPYRLVLPADRETLAEYYADELRACLGPGRDEPAERFLVAAPKPPLQFKAYDGKASFDGQNVSFRWFWTGASSAKWKAGDQSFAVSALSGVEWRSPDVLDGCLRLVRRDGGPGPVPPDQDPAAVLFGLGYGPVHESLPFAASVLQAVRDADRAAPVPVPVGAGRRDPADIAERIRHLGDLHRAGLVTDEEFTAKKAELLAEL
- a CDS encoding sensor histidine kinase; this encodes MSSLPPPPVPPGERPGPPREEPFPFPPRPWGSPARETAAHRARRLVGEAARALSTALSTPTEPGAALLGQAASRWVRLVPHVVALALVASLLPVTVVVLVGDYGVNGGIAGLLATAQTAPLFMAVSRPLQAWWVVFAADVLGAVVMMSGAAAEGRPWPWTPMVVVGYLGLMLGVGLREQRRTLVSVWLVTGAAGFVLELFGGQAGGNAVHLLLFVLSGVVLLITGMLRERGDAQRRLVEQETISEAERSRRTLLEERARIARELHDVVAHHMSVITVQADSAPYRIDGLPEAAREEFASMAASARESLTEMRRMLSVLRSENAEGERAPQPGVDRVPQLVEATIRAGLPVELSLAADLGTVPQAVDLSAYRIVQEGLANVVRHAPGARTRVSVSRSPNLEWLIVLVVNGPPAKPTAPLETSGTGHGLVGMRERVRLTGGMLDTGPLPDGGFRVAARLPLFARLP
- a CDS encoding response regulator, with the protein product MTIRVIIVDDQAMVRAGFAALLSAQSDIDVVGEAPDGRAGVEVGRSAHPDVVLMDVRMPEMDGLAAARELLNPPPGVTHRPKVLMLTTFDVDDYVYEALRAGASGFLLKDAPPADLIAAVRVVAGGEALLAPSVTRRLIEDFAAQRPAPRRERSVRLNGLTPRETEVLELVARGLSNQEIAAHLVLAEQTVKTHIGRVLAKLGLRDRAQAVVFAYESGLVTPGETV
- a CDS encoding alpha/beta hydrolase — its product is MRRYTRTVVAAALAVGIVTGTTGWASGGARQAAAGPPPGSSAWRADTSLGRPLPDPVEAAPTEVAAFFRSLDGVQRQRLARRHPGVVGNLDGAPVSLRYEANALTVSRDARYAHLAGRRLLAFDPRGRGLVAEVFGDLERGRHVAVVVPGSDMDAGSYDRARSPHGTTAGMARQLRSAAGRDTAVIAWVGYTTPVGVGLDAATGGLAEAGAERLARFTGGLAATGTAAPSVFCHSYGSVVCGLAAAEMKAKDLVVFGSPGMRAANAGELGTAARVWAAKDPTDWISKVPNVAFLGLGHGTDPASEAFGARRVPAGDARGHDGYFASGTSSLRAFAAIARGETV